The following coding sequences are from one Gemella haemolysans ATCC 10379 window:
- a CDS encoding restriction endonuclease subunit S, whose product MTNILELLKNEKVEWKKLGEVVEIVTDYVAAGSFKTIAENVKYLQKEGYAQLIRTKDIKSDFKKVDDFVYVDENAFRFLYRVNLDKECIILPNIGNCGEVYYIYPEKLPSDNNVLGPNAIYLRSKTQSNKYLYYLFHEYFFQKSLEKITSKVGQGKFNKTDLKELLIPIPSLETQEKMVEILDKFTSYVTELQSELQSRTKQYTYYRDKLLSEEYLIKATKEMEEDRRLNIVQLEEVVTIKNGKDWKKLDQGDIPVYGSGGEMGVFVDKYSYDKPTVLIPRKGSIDNVFYLDKPFWNVDTIFHTEIDESKLIPKYFYYFIEHYDLNKLSDNSTRPSLTQSTLNKLKVPLPPLSLQNKIVRILDKFQVLLADTKGLIPVEIEQRQKQYEYYREKLLTFDVEYSRTNERTFIISNTYYNILQEAAKYVGIILEDKVIEYRLRDIAEYSSSRISAEELDTFNYVGVDNLLKDKYGREDSTYVPETGTSIKYEKDDILIGNIRPYLRKIWYSDRTGGTNGDVLAISVKDKKLVDSRYLYHALADERFFEYNIKYSKGAKMPRGDKKKIMEYHFPIPPLYVQQHVVSILDKFYTLVNDIKEGLPKEIEQRQKQYEYWRECLLNFPR is encoded by the coding sequence ATGACGAACATATTAGAATTACTTAAGAATGAAAAAGTGGAGTGGAAGAAGTTAGGGGAAGTAGTAGAAATTGTCACAGATTATGTTGCTGCAGGATCATTTAAAACAATAGCTGAAAATGTAAAATATTTACAAAAAGAAGGTTATGCTCAGTTAATACGTACAAAGGATATAAAATCAGATTTTAAAAAAGTTGATGATTTTGTTTATGTAGATGAAAATGCATTTCGATTCCTATATAGAGTAAATTTAGATAAAGAGTGTATAATATTACCTAATATCGGTAATTGTGGCGAGGTATATTACATTTATCCTGAAAAGCTTCCTAGCGATAATAATGTTTTGGGACCTAATGCAATTTATCTTAGAAGTAAAACACAAAGTAATAAATATTTATATTATCTATTTCATGAATATTTCTTTCAAAAATCATTAGAAAAAATTACAAGTAAAGTAGGTCAAGGGAAATTTAATAAAACAGACTTAAAAGAGTTATTAATCCCTATTCCATCATTAGAAACTCAAGAAAAAATGGTAGAAATACTTGATAAATTCACAAGTTATGTTACGGAACTTCAGTCAGAACTTCAGTCACGTACTAAACAATATACTTATTACAGAGATAAGTTATTAAGTGAAGAATATTTGATAAAAGCGACTAAGGAAATGGAAGAAGATAGAAGATTAAATATAGTTCAATTAGAAGAAGTTGTTACTATAAAAAATGGTAAAGATTGGAAAAAGTTAGATCAAGGGGATATCCCTGTTTACGGTAGTGGAGGAGAAATGGGGGTATTTGTCGATAAGTACTCTTATGATAAACCGACTGTTTTAATTCCGAGAAAAGGATCAATAGATAATGTATTTTATTTAGATAAGCCATTTTGGAATGTTGATACGATTTTTCATACTGAAATTGATGAAAGTAAATTGATACCTAAGTATTTTTATTATTTTATAGAGCACTATGATTTAAATAAATTAAGTGATAATTCGACAAGACCAAGTTTAACACAGTCAACTTTAAATAAATTGAAGGTACCTCTTCCACCCCTTTCACTTCAAAATAAAATAGTGAGGATCTTGGATAAGTTCCAAGTACTGCTTGCAGATACAAAAGGATTGATACCTGTAGAAATAGAACAACGTCAGAAACAATATGAATATTATCGAGAAAAACTCTTGACATTTGACGTAGAATATAGTAGAACGAACGAACGAACGTTCATAATATCTAATACTTACTATAATATTTTACAAGAAGCTGCTAAATATGTAGGAATAATTTTAGAGGATAAGGTTATTGAATATCGATTAAGAGATATTGCTGAATATTCTTCAAGTAGAATATCAGCAGAAGAATTAGATACTTTTAATTATGTAGGAGTTGATAATTTATTGAAAGACAAATATGGAAGGGAAGATTCTACTTATGTTCCAGAAACAGGAACTTCAATAAAATATGAAAAGGATGATATATTAATAGGAAATATTCGACCATATTTGAGGAAGATTTGGTATTCAGATAGAACAGGTGGTACTAATGGAGATGTTTTAGCTATTAGTGTAAAAGATAAAAAATTAGTTGATTCAAGGTATTTATATCATGCTTTAGCTGATGAAAGATTTTTTGAATATAATATAAAATATTCAAAAGGAGCTAAGATGCCACGAGGAGATAAAAAGAAAATAATGGAGTATCATTTTCCTATTCCTCCTCTGTACGTTCAACAACATGTTGTATCAATTCTTGACAAGTTTTATACTTTAGTAAATGATATTAAAGAGGGATTACCAAAAGAAATAGAACAACGCCAGAAGCAATATGAATATTGGAGAGAGTGTTTGTTAAACTTTCCAAGGTAA
- a CDS encoding type I restriction endonuclease subunit R: protein MSEETFKYKTSPIAEMQGGIVLARFEKPERRVEEYQTESQLEENMINNLVSQGYERLDVRSMDDLYSNLRVQIEKLNDVKFSDSEWKRFLLEYLDAPNDGIIEKTRKIQENHIYDFVFDDGRLRNIKIIDKKNIHNNHLQVVNQVTVAKNRYDVSILVNGLPLVHIELKKRGVNIREAFNQIQRYEDESFNLDNSLYKFVQIFVISNGTYTRYFANTTERDKSNYEFTCEWADAKNRVIADLEDFTATFFEKRTILEILTKYCVFNSRNVLLIMRPYQIAATERLLWRINSSFENKKAGSVEAGGFIWHTTGSGKTLTSFKSARLATELDYIDKVFFVVDRKDLDYQTMREYQKFQKDSVNGSKDTKELKISIEKQDNKIVVTTIQKLNEFVKSNKGHEIYNKHCVFIYDECHRSQFGLAQKNIQSSFKHYYQFGFTGTPILVENSIDGETTTASVFGAQLHSYVITDAIRDGKVLKFKIDYNSINPKFKSSEEETDDEKLKALENKMFLHPERISEITNYILDKFDSKTYRNTQYTVKDKRINGFNAMFAVQSVDAAKMYYEEFKKQQANLSEDKKLKVATIFSYAPNEERASGEIEEESMTSSAMSTTAKQFLTNVVDDYNSFFQTNFTIDGNGFENYYKDLSSRVRNKEVDLLIVVGMFLTGFDAPTMNTLFVDKNLRYHGLIQAFSRTNRILNKMKAFGNIVCFRNLEKATKDAIKLFGDENSINVIIERSYDDYINGFTDEDTGVIFKGYKELCEEIIEKFPDPTEIKLEKDKKEFVKLFGEILKRENILRNYDEFSSFEKIISERLKQDMKSVYIWIKDESISPKPPIIDPDGPIIDYSDVEFHIDLLKTEEVNLDYILALILEKAKEQGTNNEILKEEIRRLIRSSLGTRAKEELIIEFINRTDLTKFDKNEDILEAFYEYAKIEKEQKINELITEENLKEKSKKFIEKSISRGYVAQGGTELDDVLPPVRRVGGEREAKKQSVLSKLKDIVKVFVGI from the coding sequence ATGTCAGAAGAAACGTTTAAATATAAGACTTCACCTATCGCGGAGATGCAAGGTGGAATAGTTTTAGCGAGGTTTGAAAAGCCTGAGCGCAGAGTAGAAGAATATCAAACTGAATCACAACTCGAAGAAAATATGATTAATAATTTAGTTTCTCAAGGATATGAAAGACTTGATGTTAGAAGTATGGATGATTTATACAGTAATCTTCGAGTACAAATTGAAAAGTTAAATGACGTGAAATTTAGTGATAGTGAATGGAAAAGATTTTTACTAGAGTATTTAGATGCTCCTAATGATGGGATTATCGAAAAGACTCGTAAGATTCAAGAAAATCATATTTATGATTTTGTCTTTGATGATGGCAGATTAAGAAATATTAAAATAATAGATAAGAAAAATATCCATAACAACCACCTACAAGTAGTTAATCAAGTAACTGTCGCTAAAAATAGATATGATGTGAGTATTTTAGTAAATGGATTGCCTCTTGTTCATATTGAATTGAAAAAACGTGGGGTTAATATTAGAGAAGCTTTTAATCAGATTCAAAGGTATGAAGATGAAAGTTTTAACTTAGACAATTCGCTTTATAAGTTTGTGCAAATTTTCGTTATTTCTAATGGAACATATACTAGGTATTTCGCTAATACGACAGAACGTGATAAGAGTAATTACGAGTTCACTTGTGAATGGGCAGATGCTAAGAATAGGGTTATCGCAGATTTAGAAGACTTTACAGCGACTTTCTTTGAGAAGAGAACTATACTTGAGATTTTAACAAAATATTGTGTTTTTAATTCAAGAAATGTCCTTTTAATCATGCGTCCTTATCAAATTGCTGCGACTGAGAGACTATTATGGAGAATTAATTCTAGTTTTGAAAATAAAAAAGCTGGAAGTGTAGAAGCAGGTGGATTTATCTGGCATACTACTGGATCTGGTAAGACTTTAACATCATTCAAGTCAGCAAGATTAGCTACTGAGTTAGATTATATTGATAAAGTATTCTTCGTAGTTGATAGAAAAGATTTAGACTATCAAACTATGCGTGAATACCAAAAATTCCAAAAAGATAGTGTAAATGGAAGTAAGGATACTAAAGAATTAAAAATTAGTATTGAAAAACAAGATAATAAAATAGTTGTTACAACAATTCAAAAATTAAATGAGTTTGTTAAAAGTAATAAAGGGCATGAAATTTATAATAAGCATTGTGTATTCATTTATGATGAATGTCATAGATCTCAATTTGGTTTAGCTCAAAAGAATATTCAAAGTTCATTTAAACACTATTATCAATTTGGATTTACTGGGACACCAATTCTTGTAGAGAATTCAATAGATGGAGAAACTACAACAGCTAGTGTATTTGGTGCACAATTACATAGTTATGTAATTACCGATGCGATTAGAGATGGTAAAGTTCTTAAATTCAAAATCGACTACAACAGTATTAATCCAAAGTTCAAGAGTTCTGAAGAAGAAACAGATGATGAAAAACTAAAAGCTCTTGAGAATAAGATGTTCTTACATCCAGAGCGTATTTCAGAAATTACTAATTACATTCTTGATAAGTTTGATTCTAAAACTTATCGCAATACACAATATACTGTAAAGGATAAACGTATTAATGGATTTAATGCGATGTTTGCGGTACAAAGTGTAGATGCGGCGAAGATGTATTATGAAGAGTTTAAAAAACAACAGGCAAACTTATCTGAAGATAAAAAATTAAAAGTTGCGACAATATTTAGTTATGCTCCAAACGAAGAAAGAGCCTCAGGAGAAATTGAAGAAGAGAGTATGACGTCATCAGCAATGTCAACTACTGCAAAACAATTCTTAACTAATGTAGTTGATGACTATAATTCATTTTTCCAAACCAACTTCACTATAGATGGTAATGGATTTGAGAATTATTATAAAGATTTATCTAGTAGAGTAAGAAACAAAGAAGTAGATTTACTAATTGTTGTTGGTATGTTCTTAACTGGATTCGATGCTCCAACTATGAATACATTATTCGTTGATAAAAACTTGAGATATCATGGACTTATTCAGGCATTTTCTAGAACAAATAGGATTCTAAATAAGATGAAAGCTTTCGGTAATATTGTTTGCTTTAGAAACTTAGAAAAAGCTACTAAAGATGCGATTAAACTATTTGGTGATGAAAATAGTATTAATGTAATTATCGAGCGTAGTTATGATGATTACATCAACGGCTTCACGGATGAAGATACAGGAGTTATATTCAAAGGGTATAAGGAACTATGTGAAGAAATCATAGAAAAATTCCCAGACCCAACAGAAATCAAACTAGAAAAAGATAAGAAAGAGTTTGTTAAGTTATTTGGTGAAATCTTGAAGAGAGAAAATATCTTGAGAAACTATGATGAATTCAGTAGTTTTGAGAAGATAATTTCTGAGAGATTGAAACAAGATATGAAGAGTGTATATATTTGGATAAAAGATGAGTCAATATCACCAAAACCACCGATAATAGATCCTGATGGGCCTATTATAGATTACTCTGATGTTGAATTCCATATTGATCTTCTAAAAACTGAAGAGGTAAATCTTGATTATATCCTAGCCTTAATTCTTGAAAAAGCTAAAGAGCAAGGTACGAATAATGAAATATTAAAAGAAGAAATAAGAAGATTGATTCGTTCTTCACTTGGAACAAGAGCAAAAGAAGAATTAATTATTGAATTTATCAATCGTACAGACTTAACTAAGTTTGATAAAAATGAAGATATACTAGAAGCTTTTTATGAATATGCTAAGATTGAGAAAGAACAAAAGATAAATGAACTTATCACTGAAGAAAATCTAAAAGAAAAATCTAAGAAATTTATAGAGAAATCAATTAGTAGAGGATATGTTGCCCAAGGTGGAACTGAATTAGATGATGTATTACCACCAGTAAGACGTGTTGGTGGAGAAAGAGAAGCTAAGAAGCAATCAGTTCTTTCTAAACTGAAAGATATCGTTAAGGTATTTGTGGGGATATAA